Part of the Sulfobacillus acidophilus DSM 10332 genome, AAATTTCTCTGGCATAAATTTTTTGAATTGGCATCAAGATCCGGACATTTTGATCCATTTTTTTGACAATAGTCTTCGTTATGGGCTGGTCACGGGGGGATCGCGCATGACGCAAGGCATTTCCCGCCCCCATGCGCAACTCGAAGAACTCGTCTGCCGACTCACCGGCAAGGAACGCGGATTAACGTTCGCTTCCGGTTTATTGGCCAATATCGGGTTCGTGCACGCGATGTCAAGTGCGCTCCGGCTGGATAAGCACTGCCGCATTGATAATCGGGACGCTTGTTTTGTGCTCGACCGCGATAGCCATTGGAGTTTATGGAAAGCGGTTCAACATCTGCCGTATGGTAAGCAAGTCTTTTCTTTTCGGCACAACGATGTGGGTCACCTGCGTCAGGTCTTGAACAAGCTGCCAAACCGAAAAGCTGTGGTGATCATTGAAAGCGTCTATTCGTCAGACGGCAGCGTGGGACCCATTGCGGAGATTTTGGATGTGTGCCGAGAACACGGAGTATTAAGTTTTGTCGACGATGCCAATGGCTTTTTGGTCTACGGTCCCAAGAATAGGCCCTTTGCTACTGAATTTGCGCGATTGCCTGATGCTACATTCATCATGACATCCTTCTCGAAGACGGTGGGACTTGAAGGCGGAATTCTTTTAGGACCGCGGGATGTCATCATGGCCTTCGAGCTTTTGTCGGGCACGTCGATGTTTACTGCCGCGATTCAACCTCCGACAGCGGCGACGATCCATCGCATTATCCGACTACTCCATGACAATCCGAGCATTATGGACCAGTATCTCGTACGCGTCGCAGCGTTTCGGCAACGACTGTCAGGGCGCGGGTACCGCTTGAATCCCACGCCAAGCTATATTACGTCCATCATGATTGGTTCGGACACGAAGGCTATCGCCGTTCGCAAAGCATTCCTCGCGGCGAACATGAATGTTCCCGTGTTCCGGTACCCGGCAGTCAAACCGAATCAGGCTCTGATGCGCGTTATATTAAACCGCTCGCATTCGGATGCACAAATCGACGCTTTCTTCGAAACACTTGACCGCATCCGTAGCGAGGTGAAGTTTTAAGATGACGGAGACGGCATGGACTTTTCAAACCTTTGACCGTTTGGAGGATGTTCCGGAAGACGTTTGGGTTCCACTCGTCGACGCCACGGATGGATGGAGCGCAGAGTATCTCCGACAACTCCCTCAGGCGAGACTGGATTGTCAGTGGCACTATTTTCTGGTGTGGGACGGCTCAAAGGCTTACGCCTTCACCTTTGGCTACACGATGGCAGTCGGAGCGGCGACATTGATGATATTAGGATCGCCGGTGAATACAGGCTGGCCCGTCTTTTTGGGACAGGATGCGAGCTCGGACGTCGGGGCATGGTGGCCATCTATGGTGGCGATGATCGAGGACGCCGCACGCCGATCCGGTGTGGATGCCATTATTATCCGCGATCTCTGGCGGAGTGGACCATCGGAGGCGTACGAACCGGTCCTTCTGCAGTTGGGCTATTCGCGCCGGAAGACGTTTCATGAAGCCTGGCTGTCGTTGCCCTGGCCCTCATTTGACGCGTATTGGGATGCATTGCGATCGAAAATTCGTATCGCATGGAACCACGATTTGCGACTTTTGAATGAGGCCGGATATACATGGACCACGTTACCGACCGAGTCGGTTGTGAGGAGTGCCGCGCATCTTGCTACGTTGTGGCGTGCGGTCTATGACCGGCACCAGGACCCCGACCAATTAATTCTTCCAGCGGCCTATTTTGCACGGTTCGGCAGCCTCTCGAATTGCAATGTCCTGGCACTGACGCACGGGACAACCCTCGTCGCCTTTGCCTATCTGTTTTCCCATGAGCGGTGGCTAGAAGCGTCATATTGTGGGGTGAACTACACGTACGCTGTGGGCAAACCTGTTCAGCGGTCGCTCGTCATGGCTATTGTTCGTTGGGCTCTCGACCATCACTACGAGGCGGTCAATCTCGGAATTTCCAATGAGTTGGTCAAGGCTCGCACCGGCGCCCAATTCCGCCCACTTTACGCGTATCTGAAGGGACTGACGGCCACGGCGCGGGATCTTTTGGACCAATTTTGGGGCGATCCCCCCAATGCCCCTACAGTGCGCGTGTGTCATGGTGAGCGTCCCCAATGACGGGGTCGAACCCGAACCCTCGCATCGAGTGGATAGTGGCGCTCGCGAGCTTGGCCCTCGTGCTGGATGATTGGGCCCAAAATCTCTTGTTGCCACTCATTCCGATGTGGCGTCACGAACTGGGATGGCAGGGATGGCAAATTGGCACAGCCCTTGGAGCGGAATCTGCGGTGGTCGTGTGGGCCAGCCCACTGGTTGGTTATTACCTGCGCGAACCACGTACAGCGCGAACCCTGGCAACTCTCGCATTAGGAATGTTTGGGATGGCCTTAGTGGTCTATGGGCACGCTCAGGCATACGGGTGGTGGGTAGCGGCGCGGCTCACGCAAGGGGCCGCCGTAGCGGTGAGTTTTCCCGCGATCTTTGTCTGGGCGAATCACCTCCTTCCCATGCGCGATCGTGAACGACGTCTTCAAACCATCAATGTCATCACGGCCGGCGGTGCATTAGGGACGCCCTTGGTCAGTGGGGGTGTATTGCAACTCTTAGGGCGTTCCGACGCCTTTTGGGCGATGGCCGGTCTCGTGGCAGCGCTGATGGTGGCCTTTCTTCTCACGCCGATTCCTCCGGGTTCGGTTGTCTGTCCCACTGCCCATTCCAGGGAAATCCCGCCCCAGGTTGGGCTCATGTGGGGAGTGGTCGCCTTAGTCATGTTCGGTGTAGGGCTGTTGCAGACCGCCTTGCCGCTCGCGGTGGCCGTACCGTTGCAGTGGAGCCCCTTGGCTATTGGCTTTTCTTTTCGTCCTCGGGGTTGTCTTTGTGGTTCCGCAAGTGTTTATCCGTCAAGGTGAACGACGGTCAGCACTGTGGGTGCTAGGCATTGGCGCTGCACTGATGACGGTTCTCGGCTTTGTTTCATCCGGTTGGGTACGTGCGGCCGTGGCCGTCGGCATTACGTTGAGTTTTGTCCCGGCCTTCTCCTGGGCCCTACGGGCGGCGAGCACTGGTCCGCGTGCCGGCGCTGGTTTTGGGTGGTTTGAGTCGGGGATTGCAACAGGGCTGCTCGCTGGCACCACCATTGGTGGAGTACTCTGGAGTTGGGGCGGGGGTCTCGCTATGTTCGGTATCGGGGCACTCATCTTAGCGGGCGGTATCGGCGTCTTGGTCGGATGGCCAGGCCGAACGACCTATACGCAAAAGGAGACGCAGATTCCATGACGCCTCCACCGAATCCGGTCGTCTGTATTACGGGGTCTTCCAGTGGTTTTGGACTGGAAGCAACGATAGCATTTGCCCGTCGTGGATACACCGTAGTGGCTACCATGCGTGATGTATCACGCCAGACGGCCTTGGTCGCTCGTCTGACCCCGTTAGGGCTGCTGTCACGCGTTCTAATTGTGCCGTTGGACGTCACCGATGCGGCAAGTATCCGTGCGGCCGTGGATACCATCGACCAACGCCTTGGCTGCATAGACGTCTTGGTCAATAACGCAGGTATTGCGGTCGGGGGATTTCTGGAAGAAACATCAGAGGTGGCATGGCGCCGCCTGCTAGAGACTAACCTTCTCGGTGCGGTCACGGTGACCAATACCGTCCTTCCGATGATGCGTGCGCAACAACAGGGACGGATTATCTTTCTCTCTAGTCTTGGGGGCTTGGTACCGACGCCGTTTTTAGGGGCGTATTGCGCCGTCAAGTTTGCGCTCGAAGGTTATGCGGAAACACTACGTCTGGAACTCGCGCCATTTCACGTAGACGTTGTGCTGGTCGAGCCAGGCGCTTTTCAGACTTCCATCTGGCAAACCCCGCTGACGAATGAGCGAACGATCCCAGATTATGATCATGTTCGTGACTCGTTTATGACCTTATATCAGGAAACCTTGTCAAAGCATCTGAAAAATCCGCAAGTTGTAGCTAATCGCCTTGTCTCGATCGCAATGACCCGACATCCGCGACTCCGGTATCCTATCGGGTTTGATGCGTGGCAAGAAATTTACCTACGCAAATTATTGCCCTGGCGATTATACGAACAGCTTATCAGAAAAATCCTCAACCTCGAACCCCGAGGTTCCGGGGGCAACAAGTGATAGTGGTCCCCAAAAATTATAGACAATTTAGCATTCGGCCGCCTTCAAAAGCCTAGTGGCGCTCGAAATGCTCAAAAAAGAAAAACCGTCAGCCAGATTGCTGCCGAATTCGGCCTTCATCCCCGGTAATTGCATCGTGGGAAGCGCCAGGCGCTCGAGAATTTTCCGCCGTTGTTTACCGAGTCCCCAGTACTCCTACAACAGGCCCAAGCCCACCAACAACAGCTGACCGAGCTGTATGCGGAAATCGGCAAACTGACCACCCAAGTCGAGTGGCTCAAAAAAATCTGGTCTCGACCCTGACCCGCGATGAACGGATGACCTTGCTGGATCGGGAAGCGGAACCCTGCCGTTGACGACGCGAGCCACGTTGTGAAGCCTCAACCGCTCGAGCCTCTATGACCGGCCCGTCGGGCCGGATGCCGAGGCAATCGCGCTGAAGCATCGCATCGATGACATTGACACCGATCGACCGTTTTACGGATCCCGACGGATGACGGCCCAGTTGAACCAGGAGGGTTACACCGTGAACCGTAGGCGCGTGCAGCGCACCATGCGGGAGATGGTAAACGTAAAATAATCCCCACATGGGCGGCAGGGATCGTTTGTGATTGATGGGGATTAGGGGGCCGGCGGGATGGGCCGCGCTTTCACATGGACCGGTAACGTGGCTGACCAGCGTAAGCAATCAGCCCAGCTAGCCGCGTTCGCCAGGTTGCACTGCGGCTCAAACAGATATTGGAGATAGGCGCGAGGTTCCAAGCCGTTTTCTTTGGCCGTTTGAATAGAGCCTTGCAGCAACGAGCGAGCCTTTGGGACCGTATCGCGGTTGGGCGGCGTATCTCTGGTGGCTCCAATTACAGGCCGAAGTGATTGCCCGTAGAGGGTCTATATTAGTATCGACATGGGGTTTCGAGACATTGTCATGTAAAATTGTCAATAAGAAGGTGAACAGCATGAGTGATCCTGAGATACATGCGGTGGCGTCGCTCATCGGCGAGGCCTCTCGCGCTACGATGCTCGTGCACTTAATGGGGGGGCGGCAGCTGCCCGCGTCAGACCTTGCTCGGATAGCCCGTGTGGCTCCAGCGACCGCGAGTGAGCATTTAGCCAAATTGGTGGCGGGCGGTTTGGTGCAAGTCCGACAGCACGGGCGCCATCGCTATTATGCCTTGGCTAGCCCCGAGGTGGCCCATATCATCGAAGGGTTGATGAGTCTGGCTCCTGCCGAGCCGGTGCGGTCATTACGCGGTTCGACCCGCCGAGAACAACTACGCGAAGCCCGTACCTGCTACGACCACCTTGCCGGGGCGTTGGGTACTGGCTTAACGGATGCCATGATCGCGCAGGGTTGGCTAGCCTATGACGCGATTCAAGACACGCTGACGTTGACGCCGGCGGGATTCCATCAGGCTGAAATGTGGGGGTGGATGCTTGACCCTCACCGCCGTATGCCGCTGGTACGGCCTTGCCTTGATTGGAGCGAACGGCGATACCATGCAGCGGGCCAAGTGGGCCGCGAGATGGCCGCGTGGATGTTCCGTCACGAGTGGATCCTTCGCGGCCCCGCAGACCGTGCGGTATTCGTGACCGCGGACGGGCGTCGAGCTCTAGCCGAATTGTTTCATTTATCCTGGCCGCCGAGCCCCCAGACGCGACCGGGTGATTCCCAATGGCGGAGACAGCAGGAGGGCGGGGGGGCCATTCATGCTTCGGGGGCGGACGTATCGTCACCCTCCAGCTAAATCTCCCGGTGATTGAGACGGGATTGGGTTTTAAATAACCGATTATTTTCCCGATCCCCCCTCTATAGCCGTCAGCGTTGATAATTGCGGCCCCAATGCGAGTAGGACCTAAGGGTGTAGAAACTTGTGCTGTCAATACCTGAAAGGGGCCGAGCATGATTCGCATGTGGGTTGTGCCTTGGTGTACCAGGTAATTGAAGACGCCTAGGCTAGGCTTGTTGTAGTGTACTTAGGTCCCCGTTTTGGCAATGACGGCTGGCGTTATTCTCGACAACCAGAATAACGCCAGCCGAAGTAACGCTCGTTCACTCCCCTATTATCGGTCTTTACCACACGAATGCCTCGGGAAATCTCCACCTGTGCCCGAACCAGTAAAACCATAGGTGTCGAGCGATGTCGTTTATTTCGGTGGGCATCGAAACATTCTGATGGTACAGTCTCCTGGCACGGTCCTTACGCAGGCAAGCCTGCTCGTGCAGCATACCTTAAGCCACGGGAGGTGATTTGATCATGCGCCTACGGCCGACGAACGCCGGATCTGTGTTTGGTTCGGTTCCGGGTTAATTTATATTTGGAGAAAACAATTAGAGGGGGGTACGCCCCCCTAATACAAATTGGTCCAGGGGGTGCGAGGATGACCATCTTACGTCCCGTGTTAAAGCGAGCTATACCGTGGTTTTTGGTCCGCGATTTTGTGCAAATCGGAGAAGAACCTGGTTATACTTTCGCGGTGACAGATGAGGTGTCACGGACGGTTGATTTGTTGGAGATGTTGGACGGGCGGTCGTTAGATGATGTGCTGACGGCAGCGCGCCGCCGATGGAAAGATGCCCAGGCCGATCGGTGGGTTTTAAACGCATTGGACACATTGCATTCTGCCGGGCTACTCACGGATGCGGCAAGTCGAATTCCTACTCATGACCGCTTGGCGTTGTTGGCGGACCGCTATAATGCCAATGTAAACTTCTGGGAATTAATGGATCCCAAGGGCCGCGGGTGGGCTATTCAAGAAGTTCTCGACCAGTCCCGTGTCGTGGTTCTCGGAGTCGGCGGTTTGGGCACTTATGTGAGTTTTGCTCTAGCCGGGGTCGGCATCGGTACGCTGACCCTGGTCGATTTTGATCGGGTGGAGGCCAGAAACTTAAATCGGCAAATCCTTTATACAGCCGCGGATATAGGCAAACCCAAAGTCGACGTAGCGCAGCAGCGTCTCCAAGACTTCCACCCGTCGATCACCATCGGGGCCATTACAACACGAATTAGTGGGGCTAATGACTTATTTGAACCATTACAGGGCGCTACGTGGGTGGTGTGCGTGGCTGACACGCCAAGTACCCAAATCCATCAGTGGGTTAATGAAGCAGCGGTGGCGTGTCGGGTCCCCGTTACCTTTGGCGGGGTATTAGGGCGGGTCGGCGTATATTCCACCATCATGCCGGACCAATCGGGCTGTGTGGCATGTCAGGCGCGCCAAATGACGGATGAACAACAAGCATTATGGGATGTGATGCAGCAGCGCCAATTCCAACGCGTAAATGCTGCAATAGCGCCCCATGTCAGTATGTTAGCCGGCATTATTGTTAAAGACGTAATTCGTGGCTTGCTCCATGTGACCCCACATTCTCTCGGGGCCATTTGCCATTATGATTTTAATGACCTGATCGATCCGGTCCGTGTGACGACCGGCCCCCAGCCCTTTGAGGGCCGGATGAATGACGACCACTTGACGGGCATGGCGGATCAGGCGATCATAAATCGTGAACGCATTTCCGGTCGCTTCGATCGCCACCGCGGTTTCGGGCGTCAGCCGCGTCGCGACAAATTGGGCCCACTCGTCGGGCGTGTTGGAAAACCGGAAATGCGTCCCTTTTTGGCCGGGTTGAAAGACATAGCCATGAATATAATTTTTGTGCAGATCGAGTCCCATAAACTGCGTTATGCGCAGGCCCTCCTCTCCGAATTGTTGGTCGTGGGCGATGTCTGGTATCATTCCGTGCTTGTGGGCAATCACGTATCCGAGTCTCCGGCCATGCCGGCTCATGGGGGAGGTGCGCTGGGCGGAACGCACTCACACCGCACGCGAGTCCGGGCGACAAACGCCAGCCCATGTAAAAAGTCGAGACGTTCCACCCCGCGACATCGCACGAATCCACCCACGAGATGCCGAAGCATTCGAGGGAGATCCCGTCGATTCCTGCTCCGCACCCCGGGGCTTGATTCCCATCATACCCACAGCACCACACAGACATTATCCCTAGAGAGAACGCTGGTGTTAAAAAAGAGTAATCCGATTTTTTGCCCCTAGACGACGTGCTATGGATGTGTTAGTTGGATGGGTGAGACCAAAGACTATGGACCCGTGAATTTAAAACTTGATTTGCGCGGGTGTACATGGATGAGAAGTTTCGAAGTTCGGGGATGGCTTGAGCAATGGTTCTAACTGCGCTTTGGCCTACGCCAACCAAAATTAACGTGCTGAGGATTTTGGCTGGTGAAAGGGGAGAACTTACGGTAAGTATTAACAAAAATAGCGTCACAATCGCTACCAGTGGAGCTTGTATAAGGGATGCTACAGCATAGCCTCTAGCGTGAAAGTAAGCAGTATTAATCGTATGCAACAAAGTGTTAGAGAGATTTGGTTGTTTAGCACCGCGTGCTTGCTGATAAGCGAGGAGGGCTTTTTGATTAGCGTCTGTTAATCGGATTAGTGGGCGGCTGACAGTGGCCCAAACAAGGAATAGTGCGCTTCCAGCACCCAGTAGAGGAAGCAGAATTTCAGGGGCTATCAGACCGATTGCGACTACCGCAACGATTAATGCTGGAACTTGTTGCGCTATATTTTCTACAGTTATTAGAAGGTGATTCGATGCTGGCCTCAACGACACAAAGACCGTGTCGTATTCTTCCGAGGAACGTAACCGGGGGACTGTTTGTAACTGAATGGTTTTTATAATGCGGGCCCGTATCCACAGCTTGAGGGAGGCAAGAAGCTGAGTCGCAACCAAAAGGGCGCATATTATTTGGATAGCATGAATTTTTTGGATTCGTGTACCATGAGCTAGATAGGAATATAAGTTCCCCAAGGCAAGCACATTTAAGTCCAAAACGATACCCAGTGCCATTGCGGTCGAGATGAGGATCAGTAGAATTCCAGTAAATGCCTCTAAAAGGGATCGTAGAAACGTGAATGCTGCTGTATATTGGGAGAGACGTCGAGAAATCGTGTCGATCATTGCTACTCTCACGAATGCACTCCTTATTTCAAAACACCTTAATTAAATAACTATATGCAAATATAGTGGCATGCGAAAAAATGAGATTGGCCAGTTGCTGACTGGCCAATCTTGCGTTTCATCTTAAACAATTATAGGAGGTGCGAGAGTGCAATTATTGGCTAAAATAGTGCTAGTTATAGGCATGGTGATTTTTATTATAGGTCGTTTCATGGGACATCGCGAGTCAACGGTTCAAATGGCTGGGGTCGTCATAATTTTTGTAGGTGCTGGCCTCGCAATGTATAGCGTACGGAAGGGGCGTGGTGGATAAGGTGAGTAAGAATGGTGATGATGTAGCTTTCCGCTGCGAAAACCTTGCCTTATCGTTTGGATCGACGGTGGTATGGAAAGACGTTAATGTGACTATTTCGTTAGGTTGTGTTATCGGACTAATTGGACTTAATGGCAGCGGGAAGACATCGTTTCTCCGGACACTTTCGGGGTTACTGGCTCCTACGGGCGGAATGGTTACTGGTGTAGGATACGCTGCGAAGCCGTCGATCCATCATTGCGTGTTACTGGAGGAAACCAATCTTTTCTATCCTCAGCTTACATGTCAAGAAATGGTTGAGTTTTATGCGGGAGTGGCAGGTGCAAGGAGCGCGCAAATGGAGTCTTTGGTGCAGGAACTAGGGTTATTGCCCGTTATACATCATCGTGTGCAGGCGTTGTCTCAAGGGTATCGTACTCGTCTCGCACTAGCATTTCCCTTGATGTCGCCAGCTCGAGTTTTACTACTTGATGAGATCTTTAACGGCCTAGATGTAGTCGCGATCGAGTTGATCAAGAATGTCTTCCAAAGGGAAGCCATGAATGGACGAACCATCATCGTATCTAGTCACCAACTCGAGGTGCTTGATAAGATGGCCGATACGTTTCTAGTTATTCACAATCAAACGATTGATGCCATTGCACCGACCGATATAAGAGGAAAATACGGCAGCTTACAAGCACTGCTTACGCAATAAAGGTTTAACAGAGGACTGGAGAGATGAGGACAGGTATTCTTATTTTTTATCATGAACTCAAAACTTACGGGATTGTAAGTCGGATGGAGCGACTTGTTGCTATTGCCATCATTTTGGGAGTGGGTTTGACGCTTGGCTGGTTGGGTACTTTGCTTCGTAATGAGGTCGTAATTTCACGTCAGTTATTGGAGCACCTAGTTGGACCAGGTCTTATGGTTCTTCCGATCACTGTTGGCGCGTATGGAGCATTAGGCATTTTACAGTATGTTAGCAATGAACGCCCTATTTACGACTGGGCGGTGCGAGTAGGATTGCCGCGCCATACAGTCGGATGGGCTTTGGCGCCGTTGGTTTGGCTCTTGGGTGTGTTTGTAACCGAGTTATTTGGTGCAGCACTTGTTGCGATAGGTTTTCCTATAATATTTGCCTATACATGGGCATTAGATGGCTCCTTGTTGGGGCTATTTCTGGCGGTTTGTGCCGGTGTAGCGATTTCTCATGTAGAGACTAATAGCATTCGCTTAGTGTTCCGAATTGTTATGTTGGTTGTCCTCGGTTTGGGGATTCGGACGGCGATTCCGTTCCGTTGGGGTTACCGTTTTGGGACTGTTTTTGCTGTTGTGATCTTAGTCATTCTGTTGATTGGACAGAAAATTATAATTAGTTGTATTAGTTATTCGTCAAGAACCGTTAAACGCGTCTCTCCAACCACTGTGAGGGCGACTCTTAAATGGACAGTGTTGAGTGGATATCGTAAGGCGGTAATTTTATTCTACCGAAATCGAGAACTGAATTTAGCGACAATTCCAGGGGTTGGTACCTTAGCGGCTTTGCTTATCCTTTTGAGTAAGGCTCCCCATATTTCGGTACTTACTAGCGCGATTCCGTACGTGCTGTTCTCCATTACCACGAGCCACAACGTAACGAAAAAGTTTTGGCATATGGAGTTACCTCTATTTTCAGCGTGGAGATGGACGTCCTTTCCGATGCGCCAAGTGATGGGAGCTCTCCTCGTTGTTTGGGCGTACGTTTACCTCGCTATGTCTACAGTATTTGTTATATTGCGGCTTATCTTGCCGCCGCTGGGCCAACTCGTGCATGTTGCACAAATACTATCTTTAGGCGTAACTGCTACGGGTATGGGCCTGGCGACTGGCGCCTTAGCCTTTGGGTTGGGGCTTCGCCGTAAATCGGGTGATACCGTTTTTACCGATTCAATTGGTAGTCCCGCGTTCCAGTTACCATTATTGGTGGCGATACTTCTTACTGTGGGCAACTCGACTTTAGGCTTAGAACTGGGGGTACCGATATTTATTGCTATCGGTAATGGTGTCGTGGCGTTGGTTGGCATAGTGATAGCGCGAAGTATTATTCAGCAAAAATTGCATCGAATGATATATTTTAATGAAATGTCTTAAAAATAGCGCTAGATTCTGAACAGCTCTGCGGTTGACTAGCTATGTTATTAAATTGTGTAATATTCGACATGTAGCAAAGCGTTAGACCTTAGTGAACTTGCATGGCGGAATGCATTTGTTGACATCCCAGTTCTGTTTCGGTTGACGATTTTCGTTGGATGGTTCAGAACATGGGGCCTTTATTGGGTTAATAATCATTACTAACACGCGTTGCAACTGATAGTAA contains:
- a CDS encoding UBA/THIF-type NAD/FAD binding protein (PFAM: ThiF family~COGs: COG0476 Dinucleotide-utilizing protein involved in molybdopterin and thiamine biosynthesis family 2~InterPro IPR000594~KEGG: bcg:BCG9842_B4371 HesA/MoeB/ThiF family protein~PFAM: UBA/THIF-type NAD/FAD binding fold~SPTR: Bacteriocin adenylyltransferase); the protein is MTILRPVLKRAIPWFLVRDFVQIGEEPGYTFAVTDEVSRTVDLLEMLDGRSLDDVLTAARRRWKDAQADRWVLNALDTLHSAGLLTDAASRIPTHDRLALLADRYNANVNFWELMDPKGRGWAIQEVLDQSRVVVLGVGGLGTYVSFALAGVGIGTLTLVDFDRVEARNLNRQILYTAADIGKPKVDVAQQRLQDFHPSITIGAITTRISGANDLFEPLQGATWVVCVADTPSTQIHQWVNEAAVACRVPVTFGGVLGRVGVYSTIMPDQSGCVACQARQMTDEQQALWDVMQQRQFQRVNAAIAPHVSMLAGIIVKDVIRGLLHVTPHSLGAICHYDFNDLIDPVRVTTGPQPFEGRMNDDHLTGMADQAIINRERISGRFDRHRGFGRQPRRDKLGPLVGRVGKPEMRPFLAGLKDIAMNIIFVQIESHKLRYAQALLSELLVVGDVWYHSVLVGNHVSESPAMPAHGGGALGGTHSHRTRVRATNASPCKKSRRSTPRHRTNPPTRCRSIRGRSRRFLLRTPGLDSHHTHSTTQTLSLERTLVLKKSNPIFCP
- a CDS encoding regulatory protein ArsR (PFAM: Bacterial regulatory protein, arsR family~InterPro IPR001845~KEGG: bbe:BBR47_46700 transcriptional regulator~SMART: HTH transcriptional regulator, ArsR~SPTR: Probable transcriptional regulator), whose protein sequence is MSDPEIHAVASLIGEASRATMLVHLMGGRQLPASDLARIARVAPATASEHLAKLVAGGLVQVRQHGRHRYYALASPEVAHIIEGLMSLAPAEPVRSLRGSTRREQLREARTCYDHLAGALGTGLTDAMIAQGWLAYDAIQDTLTLTPAGFHQAEMWGWMLDPHRRMPLVRPCLDWSERRYHAAGQVGREMAAWMFRHEWILRGPADRAVFVTADGRRALAELFHLSWPPSPQTRPGDSQWRRQQEGGGAIHASGADVSSPSS
- a CDS encoding 8-amino-7-oxononanoate synthase (PFAM: Aminotransferase class I and II~COGs: COG0156 7-keto-8-aminopelargonate synthetase~InterPro IPR004839~KEGG: hse:Hsero_1954 5-aminolevulinic acid synthase~PFAM: Aminotransferase, class I/II~PRIAM: 8-amino-7-oxononanoate synthase~SPTR: 5-aminolevulinic acid synthase protein) is translated as MVESILREEWGFRTFFEAGTQGGFLYDPPIMDSAAGPVYEYAGRSITNFSGINFLNWHQDPDILIHFFDNSLRYGLVTGGSRMTQGISRPHAQLEELVCRLTGKERGLTFASGLLANIGFVHAMSSALRLDKHCRIDNRDACFVLDRDSHWSLWKAVQHLPYGKQVFSFRHNDVGHLRQVLNKLPNRKAVVIIESVYSSDGSVGPIAEILDVCREHGVLSFVDDANGFLVYGPKNRPFATEFARLPDATFIMTSFSKTVGLEGGILLGPRDVIMAFELLSGTSMFTAAIQPPTAATIHRIIRLLHDNPSIMDQYLVRVAAFRQRLSGRGYRLNPTPSYITSIMIGSDTKAIAVRKAFLAANMNVPVFRYPAVKPNQALMRVILNRSHSDAQIDAFFETLDRIRSEVKF
- a CDS encoding hypothetical protein (KEGG: hse:Hsero_1955 hypothetical protein~SPTR: Putative uncharacterized protein), yielding MTETAWTFQTFDRLEDVPEDVWVPLVDATDGWSAEYLRQLPQARLDCQWHYFLVWDGSKAYAFTFGYTMAVGAATLMILGSPVNTGWPVFLGQDASSDVGAWWPSMVAMIEDAARRSGVDAIIIRDLWRSGPSEAYEPVLLQLGYSRRKTFHEAWLSLPWPSFDAYWDALRSKIRIAWNHDLRLLNEAGYTWTTLPTESVVRSAAHLATLWRAVYDRHQDPDQLILPAAYFARFGSLSNCNVLALTHGTTLVAFAYLFSHERWLEASYCGVNYTYAVGKPVQRSLVMAIVRWALDHHYEAVNLGISNELVKARTGAQFRPLYAYLKGLTATARDLLDQFWGDPPNAPTVRVCHGERPQ
- a CDS encoding Estradiol 17-beta-dehydrogenase (PFAM: short chain dehydrogenase~COGs: COG4221 Short-chain alcohol dehydrogenase of unknown specificity~InterPro IPR002198~KEGG: afl:Aflv_1418 short chain dehydrogenase~PFAM: Short-chain dehydrogenase/reductase SDR~PRIAM: Estradiol 17-beta-dehydrogenase~SPTR: Dehydrogenase), giving the protein MTPPPNPVVCITGSSSGFGLEATIAFARRGYTVVATMRDVSRQTALVARLTPLGLLSRVLIVPLDVTDAASIRAAVDTIDQRLGCIDVLVNNAGIAVGGFLEETSEVAWRRLLETNLLGAVTVTNTVLPMMRAQQQGRIIFLSSLGGLVPTPFLGAYCAVKFALEGYAETLRLELAPFHVDVVLVEPGAFQTSIWQTPLTNERTIPDYDHVRDSFMTLYQETLSKHLKNPQVVANRLVSIAMTRHPRLRYPIGFDAWQEIYLRKLLPWRLYEQLIRKILNLEPRGSGGNK
- a CDS encoding major facilitator superfamily MFS_1 (PFAM: Major Facilitator Superfamily~InterPro IPR011701~KEGG: bts:Btus_2634 major facilitator superfamily MFS_1~PFAM: Major facilitator superfamily MFS-1~SPTR: Major facilitator superfamily MFS_1), which gives rise to MTGSNPNPRIEWIVALASLALVLDDWAQNLLLPLIPMWRHELGWQGWQIGTALGAESAVVVWASPLVGYYLREPRTARTLATLALGMFGMALVVYGHAQAYGWWVAARLTQGAAVAVSFPAIFVWANHLLPMRDRERRLQTINVITAGGALGTPLVSGGVLQLLGRSDAFWAMAGLVAALMVAFLLTPIPPGSVVCPTAHSREIPPQVGLMWGVVALVMFGVGLLQTALPLAVAVPLQWSPLAIGFSFRPRGCLCGSASVYPSR